A portion of the Meleagris gallopavo isolate NT-WF06-2002-E0010 breed Aviagen turkey brand Nicholas breeding stock chromosome 16, Turkey_5.1, whole genome shotgun sequence genome contains these proteins:
- the GPER1 gene encoding G-protein coupled estrogen receptor 1, with translation METYSASVPPVICNSTTFNLNGSHLCNESLSSRLADKSEHQQYVIGLFLSCLYTIFLFPIGFVGNILILVVNISFREKMTIPDLYFINLAVADLILVADSLIEVFNLDEKYYDITIICTFMSLFLQINMYSSIFFLTWMSFDRYIALAKVMRSNLFRTMQHARLSCGLIWMASISAALVPFTAVHLQHTGEVYFCFADVKEIQWLEITLGFIIPFVIIGLCYSLIVRVLIKAHKHRSLRLRRQKALRMIFVVVLVFFICWLPENVFISVQLLQKKSEPASSSSPSFRHDYPLTGHIVNLAAFSNSCLNPLIYSFLGETFRDKLRLYIEQKTKMSTLHRFCQAALTSVIPDSNEQSEV, from the coding sequence ATGGAAACCTACTCTGCCTCAGTCCCACCTGTCATATGTAACAGCACAACTTTCAACCTCAATGGATCGCATCTGTGTAACGAGAGCCTGTCTTCTAGATTAGCAGATAAATCAGAACACCAACAATACGTTATTGGGCTTTTCTTATCGTGTCTTTACACAATATTCCTTTTTCCCATCGGTTTTGTAGGGAACATTCTGATTCTGGTTGTAAACATAAGCTTTCGTGAGAAGATGACTATCCCAGACCTCTACTTCATCAACCTCGCGGTGGCCGATCTCATTTTAGTCGCTGATTCTCTCATTGAGGTTTTTAATCTTGACGAAAAGTATTACGATATCACTATTATATGCACCTTCATGTCTCTGTTCCTTCAGATCAACATGTAtagcagcattttctttctgacgTGGATGAGTTTTGACAGATACATAGCACTGGCAAAAGTAATGAGGTCCAACCTATTTCGCACTATGCAACACGCCAGGTTGAGCTGTGGTCTCATATGGATGGCATCTATTTCTGCAGCACTAGTGCCATTCACGGCTGTGCACCTCCAACACACCGGAGAGGTCtacttttgttttgcagatgtAAAAGAAATCCAGTGGCTAGAAATAACCCTGGGGTTTATCATCCCCTTTGTGATCATCGGCCTTTGCTACTCGTTAATTGTTCGAGTCCTTATAAAAGCACACAAGCACAGGAGCCTCCGCCTGCGCCGACAGAAGGCTCTTCGAATGATATTCGTGGTGGTCCTGGTTTTCTTTATCTGCTGGCTCCCTGAAAACGTCTTCATTAGCGTCCAgcttctgcaaaagaaaagtgaGCCCGCCTCGTCAAGCAGCCCATCGTTCAGACACGACTACCCTTTAACAGGACACATTGTGAACCTCGCAGCTTTCTCCAACAGCTGTTTGAACCCTTTAATTTACAGTTTCCTAGGGGAAACCTTCAGAGACAAACTGCGGCTGTACATTGAGCAGAAAACCAAGATGTCCACGTTACATCGGTTCTGCCAGGCTGCCCTGACGTCTGTCATCCCCGACAGCAATGAGCAATCTGAGGTCTGA